TTGTGGCAGTTACCGGTGCAAGCGGGATGGTGTATGCACGGCGCCTTCTGGAGGTTCTCCAGGACAGGGCAGAGGTGCATCTCATTATCTCAGATATTGCACACAAAATTGCAGAATACGAAGGGGTGGATTTCTCAGGGTTTGACGTGGTCTATGCAGATAATGCCAATATGTTTGCGGACCTTGCAAGCGGTTCATTCCGGTATGACGGGATGGTTGTCATTCCATGCAGTATGAAGACACTTGCTGCCATTGCATCGGGATTTTCAGATAATCTCATCACGCGAACTGCAGATGTCTGCCTGAAAGAGAGGCGAACATGCATTCTGATGCCGCGGGAGATGCCTCTTTCCCGGATTCATCTGAAGAATATGCTATCTCTGGATGAAGCAGGGGCAACAATCATGGTTATCAGCCCGGCGTTTTATACACGACCCCGGTCTATTGAGGACCTTATCGACATGGTTGTCGCCCGTGTCCTTGACCACCTGAACATTGAACATACTCTCAGTACACGATGGAGTGGTGAATACTAATGCGAAATTTTATTGAAAAAATGCGGGAGGAAGGGAGAGTCATTGATATTGAAGACCCCTGTTCAACCATATTTGAAGCCCCGAAATTGGCGAGTGAGACCGATGATCTGCTCTTCTTCCACAAACTGGACGGTGACAGAAAGGGCGTGATGAATGTGACTGCATCGCGAGCGTCCCTCTCCTGTGCACTGGGTGTCCCTGAACATGATATTGTGCCGCGTCTGGCAGCAACCGGGCAGAATGGGACAATTATGGAGGGGGAACGGCTGAATATGGGTCAGCCGGATCTGAGCTCTCTTCCGGTGATGAAGCATTTCCCTCTTGATGCAGGGAGATATCTGACATCAGCGGTTGTCTTTTCGCAATATGGTGGTGTGGAGAATGCGTCCATTCATCGTATGCAGGTGCTGGATGAAAAGCGCCTGGCGGCTCGTCTTGTAGAGGGGAGGCATACTCATTCACTCCTCCAGGATGCCCTTGCAGATGGTGAACGCCTGCCTGTTGCAATAACCATCGGCACTCACCCGGCAGTGACCTTTGCCTCTTGCACTCGTGTTCCGCAGGGAAAGGAGATGCAGTATGCTGCTGAACTCCTGGGTGGGGATATTTCACTGAATACCTGTTCAAACGGTGTACGTGTGCCGGATGCAGAGATTGTGCTGGAAGGGTATATCGGCAGTGAGACCACAGAAGAAGGTCCGTTCGTGGATATCACCGGCACGTATGATCCTATCCGGCAGGGACCGGTGATTGAACTGACCGGGATGTACATGAAGCCGGATGCCATCTATCACGGTATTCTTCCGGCAGGCAATGAACATAAAATCCTGATGGGGATGCCCTATGAACCAAAGATCTTCCAGGCGGTTGCAGGTGTAACCCGCGTTAAAAACGTGGTCTTGACAACCGGAGGATGTGGGTATCTGCATGGTATTGTCCAAATAAAAAAGAGCACGCAGGGTGATGCGAAAAATGCGATTATGGCGGCCTTTGCTGCCCATACATCCCTGAAACATGTGGTGGTGGTTGATGAGGATATCAACCCGTTCCGTATGGAGGATGTGGAGTATGCCATTGCAACCCGTGTGCGTGCCGATCGTGATGTGATGGTTATTGTTGGTGTCCGTGGTTCATCTCTTGACCCCTGTCGTATTGGTGACGGCACCAATGTGAAGATGGGGATCGATGCCACCATGGTCATGGGCGAAGAAGAGAAGTTTATCCGGGCAGAATGGGACTGATATATAATGTACCTTGATTCAGAAGATGAAAAGATTCTTGCAGGAGAATATGGCGAAACCCGCAGGAAAATGATGGAGATCCTCGTCGCTCTGGGGAAGGTCTTCGGGGCAGAGAAGTTTGTACCAATCACCAGTGCACAGGTGGCAGGTGCATCGTATAAGACAATAGGGAAATGGGGACTTGAATGGCTGAGAAGTCTTGACGCACGGGTGGCAGTGCCTGCTGTTTTAAACCCCATCGGGATGCCGCGTGAACGATGGCAGGAGATGGGTATCCCGTCTGATTTTGCAGATAAGCAGAATGCTGTCCTGCAGGCATACCGTCGGCTTGGCGTCAAACTGGAGTGTACCTGCACTCCATACTATATCAACCGGACATCCTATGGGGATCATGTTGCATGGTCAGAGTCATCCGCAGTGAGTTATGCAAACTCTGTGATCGGTGCCCGGACAAACCGTGAAGGTGGCCCGTCTGCGCTTGCTGCGGCAATTATCGGGAAGACACCATACTATGGGTTGCATCTCTGGGAAAACAGGATGCCACAGGTGGCGTTTCGAATAGAAGCGGAGGAAACAGTTCATGCCAGTCATTACGGTGCCATCGGGTATCTGGCGGGGAAGGAGGCAGGAAATCGTGTGCCTATCTTCACCGGAATTCGGCCAAACCGTGATCAGCTGAAGGCGCTGGGTGCTGCAATGGCTGCGAGTGGTGCGGTGGCGCTGTATCATGTTGACGGAATCACTCCCGATTCCCGTGTTCTGAGGGAACGTGGGATGGATATCTCTGTTCTTGAAACGATCACCATTACCGGTGAAGAGATTGAGGCCATATTTAAGGAACAGACTGTTGATGCAGTGGCAATTGGATGTCCGCATTGCTCAGAGGACGAACTTGAGGAGATTGCGGGCCTTCTGAAGGGAAAAACGGTAAAAATACCACTCTACATATTTGCTGCACGGGGAGTTGCACAGGCGAATCCAAATCTTGTGGGAACTATTGAGATGTCGGGTGCAAAGGTATGGGAGGACACCTGCATCGTTGTCTCTCCCGGAATGGATCATTTTGGCACAATTATGGTCAATTCCGGAAAGGCTTTCGCGTATGTGCCGAATATGTGCGGTGCTGCAGCAGTTCTTGGTTCAACTGAGGAATGCATTGCTGCTGCACTGGGTGAATAATCAAATATCACATTTTTGGCCGAATTATTCCTGTTCGCCTGCTTATGTATGTGGTATGAACGGGTGCGAAATTTAATCAATTTCCGATTTTTATTATTCGTAAACACACCCATTGAAAATGTTGCATAAGAGGGGAATTCCATTTTTGTGGGGTAATTCAGCTTGATGAATAAGGGAACCGGTTTATTGCCCTACTCCTTATTTTCTGACCGTTTTGTCCCTCTCTGTAGGGGAATTCGGCGGCAAAATGGACGTAATTTGGACGAGTATT
Above is a window of Methanogenium organophilum DNA encoding:
- a CDS encoding UbiX family flavin prenyltransferase, whose product is MKKRFVVAVTGASGMVYARRLLEVLQDRAEVHLIISDIAHKIAEYEGVDFSGFDVVYADNANMFADLASGSFRYDGMVVIPCSMKTLAAIASGFSDNLITRTADVCLKERRTCILMPREMPLSRIHLKNMLSLDEAGATIMVISPAFYTRPRSIEDLIDMVVARVLDHLNIEHTLSTRWSGEY
- a CDS encoding UbiD family decarboxylase, encoding MRNFIEKMREEGRVIDIEDPCSTIFEAPKLASETDDLLFFHKLDGDRKGVMNVTASRASLSCALGVPEHDIVPRLAATGQNGTIMEGERLNMGQPDLSSLPVMKHFPLDAGRYLTSAVVFSQYGGVENASIHRMQVLDEKRLAARLVEGRHTHSLLQDALADGERLPVAITIGTHPAVTFASCTRVPQGKEMQYAAELLGGDISLNTCSNGVRVPDAEIVLEGYIGSETTEEGPFVDITGTYDPIRQGPVIELTGMYMKPDAIYHGILPAGNEHKILMGMPYEPKIFQAVAGVTRVKNVVLTTGGCGYLHGIVQIKKSTQGDAKNAIMAAFAAHTSLKHVVVVDEDINPFRMEDVEYAIATRVRADRDVMVIVGVRGSSLDPCRIGDGTNVKMGIDATMVMGEEEKFIRAEWD
- a CDS encoding aconitase X catalytic domain-containing protein, whose amino-acid sequence is MYLDSEDEKILAGEYGETRRKMMEILVALGKVFGAEKFVPITSAQVAGASYKTIGKWGLEWLRSLDARVAVPAVLNPIGMPRERWQEMGIPSDFADKQNAVLQAYRRLGVKLECTCTPYYINRTSYGDHVAWSESSAVSYANSVIGARTNREGGPSALAAAIIGKTPYYGLHLWENRMPQVAFRIEAEETVHASHYGAIGYLAGKEAGNRVPIFTGIRPNRDQLKALGAAMAASGAVALYHVDGITPDSRVLRERGMDISVLETITITGEEIEAIFKEQTVDAVAIGCPHCSEDELEEIAGLLKGKTVKIPLYIFAARGVAQANPNLVGTIEMSGAKVWEDTCIVVSPGMDHFGTIMVNSGKAFAYVPNMCGAAAVLGSTEECIAAALGE